In Dehalogenimonas etheniformans, one genomic interval encodes:
- a CDS encoding c-type cytochrome, with product MPRKRKLLIQFVLVVTVLLASLSLMACGGGTPSTTTSHPPTTSNPPTTTTAPPTTTTVPPTTTTAPPTTTSSLGAQVYTASCASCHGADRKGLASGGIVLYPPVLPTSPGVVTRTEAQLATFTATHQTGSSLTADQRTAVASFLKTP from the coding sequence ATGCCTCGGAAACGCAAGTTACTAATTCAGTTTGTTCTGGTCGTTACGGTACTGCTGGCATCCCTTAGTTTGATGGCATGTGGAGGCGGTACCCCCTCAACGACCACCTCTCATCCGCCGACCACGTCAAATCCGCCGACCACGACTACGGCTCCTCCTACCACCACAACCGTACCTCCAACCACAACTACCGCCCCTCCGACCACGACCTCCAGCCTCGGTGCTCAGGTCTATACCGCCAGTTGTGCATCATGCCACGGGGCTGACCGCAAAGGTCTCGCATCGGGCGGCATCGTTCTGTATCCCCCGGTTCTTCCAACTTCTCCGGGGGTCGTCACTCGGACAGAAGCGCAATTAGCCACGTTTACAGCGACCCACCAGACTGGTTCTTCGCTTACCGCGGATCAACGTACGGCAGTTGCATCTTTCCTTAAAACTCCCTGA
- the purL gene encoding phosphoribosylformylglycinamidine synthase subunit PurL, which yields MIYRIDVMPAAGVTDRRGAALLKDITDLNLTGPTSARVIEVYWFKGEIDRPAIEKLAREALTDPVTEIFRVNEPTELTTSFRSVLVAHNPGVTDPIEETILKAAADLGIALEAARTGRLYILGGRFNDETLKVITHQRLLNPIVQHAVTPDSIVFGENPKYHFKLREIDLPSGDVGLCDLGKIFCLSPDEIRAVAKYYDNLGRKPIDVELETLAQSWSEHCVHKTFKAKFEFEGQTIDNLLKSTIARATKLLDKPWCLSVFVDNSGVIDFDGENAVCFKVETHNHPSAVEPYGGAATGLGGVIRDVLGTGLSARPIFNTDVFCFGEPDMKYSDLPPGALHPKRVFKGVRAGVADYGNRIGVPTINGGILFDPRYTGNPLVYCGTAGIMPAWAAKPGEQSPGDLIVLMGGRTGRDGIHGVTFSSEALSDKSTEQSFSSVQIGNPIVEKRMTEAVLQAREEKLFVRITDVGGGGLSSAVGEMGENTGARVFLDRVPLKYSGLSYSEIWISESQERMVLAVPPENLKRLLEICRGEGVEATAIGEFTGDKKLTLYYKDHLVCDLSMEFLHGGRPQLKLKASYKTSGNPEPTFPCPSRLDDDLLKLLGRWNTCSKEWVIRQYDHEVQGASVLKPLVGAKSDGPGDASIVRPVLGSKRGVIVGCGINPAYSDIDAYKMASSAIDEAIRNVIAAGGSLDQLALLDNFCWGSATEEQSLGALIKAAQACADLSLAYGTPFISGKDSLNNQFRVGEKIVSIPHTLLISAFGIMPDAEKAVTMDLKKAGDIIYVVGETKTELGGSAYFASKGFIGNNAPGVDTATSKSLYDRLAAAIEKGLVRSCHDLSEGGFGVALAEMAFAGGLGARVNLSRMPQDGSLHRDDYLLFSESNSRFIVEISPDHQRDFEMIMGSTRLNIIGEVTGAENLMIEGLGGGIVIDQSIETSKEAWQRPLKW from the coding sequence TTGATTTACCGCATTGACGTAATGCCCGCCGCCGGAGTTACCGACCGCCGGGGTGCGGCTCTACTTAAAGACATTACGGACCTGAACCTTACCGGACCGACTTCAGCTCGGGTCATTGAGGTCTATTGGTTTAAAGGCGAAATCGATCGTCCAGCCATTGAAAAACTTGCCCGTGAAGCTCTGACCGATCCGGTCACTGAGATCTTCCGTGTGAACGAGCCAACTGAACTGACCACATCATTCCGGTCGGTTCTGGTCGCCCATAATCCCGGAGTCACCGACCCAATTGAAGAAACCATACTTAAAGCCGCCGCGGACCTCGGAATCGCGTTGGAAGCAGCACGCACCGGTCGTCTGTACATCCTGGGCGGTCGTTTCAACGACGAAACACTTAAGGTCATCACCCACCAACGCCTATTAAACCCCATAGTTCAACATGCCGTAACCCCCGATTCGATCGTTTTCGGCGAAAATCCGAAATACCATTTCAAGCTGCGTGAAATAGACCTACCCTCCGGTGATGTCGGTTTATGCGATCTCGGCAAAATTTTCTGCCTTTCTCCCGATGAGATTAGAGCCGTAGCCAAATATTATGACAACCTGGGCCGAAAACCGATTGATGTCGAGTTGGAGACTTTAGCCCAATCCTGGAGCGAGCACTGCGTTCACAAAACCTTTAAGGCCAAATTCGAGTTCGAAGGGCAGACTATCGACAATCTGCTCAAATCTACCATTGCCCGGGCGACAAAACTGCTAGATAAACCCTGGTGTCTCTCCGTTTTCGTGGACAATTCGGGCGTGATCGATTTCGATGGCGAGAACGCGGTCTGCTTCAAGGTTGAGACTCACAATCACCCCTCGGCGGTTGAGCCCTACGGCGGAGCGGCCACGGGATTGGGTGGCGTAATCCGCGATGTCCTGGGAACAGGGCTGTCAGCCCGGCCGATATTCAACACCGACGTTTTCTGCTTCGGTGAGCCCGATATGAAATATTCTGACCTCCCGCCCGGAGCTTTGCATCCAAAGCGCGTTTTCAAAGGAGTCCGGGCTGGCGTTGCGGACTACGGTAATCGCATCGGCGTCCCTACCATAAACGGCGGCATTCTGTTCGACCCGAGGTACACCGGTAATCCGCTGGTTTATTGCGGCACCGCCGGCATCATGCCTGCTTGGGCGGCCAAACCCGGCGAGCAGTCTCCGGGCGATTTGATCGTCCTTATGGGAGGCCGGACCGGCCGCGACGGTATCCACGGCGTCACCTTCTCGTCGGAAGCCCTGTCTGATAAATCTACTGAACAATCTTTTTCCTCTGTTCAAATCGGCAATCCCATTGTCGAAAAACGGATGACCGAGGCGGTCTTGCAGGCCCGTGAAGAAAAACTGTTCGTCCGCATCACTGACGTTGGTGGCGGCGGGCTCTCCTCGGCAGTTGGCGAGATGGGTGAAAACACTGGAGCCAGAGTATTTCTTGACAGGGTGCCTCTGAAATATTCCGGGCTTTCCTATTCGGAGATCTGGATCTCCGAATCCCAGGAACGCATGGTCCTCGCCGTCCCGCCCGAAAATCTGAAACGCTTACTAGAGATATGCCGTGGCGAGGGAGTCGAGGCTACAGCGATCGGCGAGTTCACCGGTGATAAGAAACTGACCTTGTATTATAAAGATCACCTCGTCTGTGATCTTAGTATGGAGTTCCTCCACGGCGGCCGTCCCCAACTCAAGCTGAAGGCATCTTATAAAACATCCGGCAACCCCGAGCCTACTTTTCCCTGCCCGTCGCGTCTTGATGACGATCTATTGAAATTGCTTGGCCGCTGGAATACTTGCTCGAAGGAATGGGTAATACGTCAATACGATCATGAGGTACAAGGCGCAAGCGTCCTTAAACCTCTGGTCGGCGCAAAGAGCGATGGGCCGGGTGACGCTTCTATCGTGCGTCCTGTTCTTGGCTCCAAACGAGGTGTCATCGTCGGATGCGGCATCAATCCGGCCTATTCCGACATCGACGCCTATAAAATGGCATCTTCAGCGATCGATGAAGCAATCCGGAACGTGATCGCCGCTGGGGGTTCACTCGATCAACTGGCGTTACTGGATAATTTCTGTTGGGGTTCAGCGACCGAGGAACAGTCTCTCGGCGCTCTTATTAAAGCGGCGCAGGCCTGTGCCGATCTTTCATTAGCCTACGGGACGCCCTTTATTTCCGGCAAAGATTCTCTTAACAATCAATTCCGCGTGGGCGAAAAAATCGTATCCATCCCTCACACGCTGTTAATATCCGCATTCGGCATTATGCCCGACGCCGAAAAAGCCGTCACCATGGACCTTAAGAAAGCCGGCGACATCATTTATGTTGTTGGTGAGACGAAAACCGAACTAGGCGGTTCGGCCTATTTCGCTTCCAAGGGATTTATCGGCAACAATGCCCCGGGTGTCGACACCGCAACTTCGAAGTCGCTCTATGACCGGCTGGCTGCGGCTATTGAAAAGGGGCTTGTCCGTTCGTGCCATGACCTCTCGGAAGGAGGCTTCGGTGTAGCTCTAGCGGAGATGGCCTTCGCCGGAGGGCTCGGCGCGCGGGTTAACCTTTCAAGAATGCCCCAGGACGGAAGTTTGCACCGGGATGACTACCTTCTGTTTTCCGAATCTAACTCACGTTTCATAGTTGAAATCTCGCCGGATCATCAGCGCGATTTCGAGATGATTATGGGCTCAACACGGCTTAACATCATCGGTGAGGTTACAGGAGCGGAAAACCTGATGATTGAAGGTTTGGGCGGCGGCATAGTTATCGATCAATCCATCGAAACGTCGAAGGAAGCCTGGCAAAGGCCACTCAAATGGTGA
- a CDS encoding GuaB3 family IMP dehydrogenase-related protein has product MTHPQFKELRRSYGFDEVAIVPGDVTINPEQTDIGFSIGDVNFKIPIIAAAMDAVTDVKMAIKMSQLGGLAVLHGEGIQARYHDAEAVLAEIAVTPQTEVTALLQKIYTEPIKDDLVAERVKAIKAAGGTAAVAMMPANAKRLAPVVAEAGADIVVVASTVTTARHVSKSYRGLIFSELCSSLRVPVMVGNCVSYSATLELMRQGVAAVLVGVGPGAACTSREVLGLGVPQITATMDCAAARETYLAETGRYVSIITDGGFKKGGDFCKAIAAGADAAMFGSIIAQAKEAPGHGYHWGMSHPHPSLPRGTRIKVGTTVGLEQILFGPTSVVDGSQNFVGALRTVMGVCGAATIREMQRAEMVIAPAITTEGKSYQLSKCV; this is encoded by the coding sequence CCCGGCGATGTCACCATCAATCCGGAGCAGACCGACATCGGTTTCTCCATCGGCGATGTCAATTTCAAAATTCCCATCATTGCAGCCGCGATGGATGCGGTCACCGATGTGAAAATGGCTATCAAGATGAGTCAACTGGGTGGCCTGGCCGTTCTTCACGGTGAAGGAATTCAGGCTCGTTATCACGATGCCGAAGCCGTGCTGGCAGAAATCGCGGTCACACCTCAGACAGAAGTCACGGCTCTGTTGCAGAAAATTTATACCGAACCTATTAAAGACGATCTTGTAGCCGAGAGGGTCAAAGCTATCAAAGCCGCCGGTGGGACCGCCGCCGTAGCAATGATGCCTGCCAACGCCAAAAGATTGGCTCCGGTGGTCGCGGAAGCTGGCGCCGACATCGTTGTTGTTGCATCAACTGTCACCACTGCCCGCCACGTTTCCAAAAGCTATCGCGGACTCATCTTTTCCGAGCTTTGTTCTTCGCTGCGGGTTCCGGTTATGGTCGGCAATTGCGTTAGCTATTCGGCGACCCTCGAACTGATGAGGCAAGGCGTTGCTGCTGTCCTCGTCGGAGTGGGACCAGGCGCTGCCTGCACCTCCCGCGAGGTTCTCGGCTTGGGTGTTCCCCAGATTACCGCAACGATGGATTGCGCTGCCGCTCGAGAAACTTACCTGGCCGAAACTGGCCGTTACGTTTCGATCATTACCGACGGAGGCTTCAAGAAGGGTGGCGATTTCTGTAAGGCAATTGCTGCCGGTGCCGACGCTGCCATGTTTGGTTCCATCATTGCCCAGGCAAAAGAGGCTCCGGGCCATGGTTATCATTGGGGTATGAGCCATCCTCACCCGTCATTGCCGCGTGGTACCCGGATTAAGGTGGGTACCACGGTTGGACTCGAGCAAATTCTGTTTGGTCCTACCTCGGTGGTAGACGGGAGCCAGAACTTCGTGGGCGCTCTTAGGACTGTGATGGGCGTCTGCGGCGCCGCCACCATCCGCGAAATGCAGCGCGCTGAAATGGTGATTGCTCCGGCTATCACTACAGAAGGCAAGAGTTACCAGCTTTCCAAATGCGTTTAA
- the purQ gene encoding phosphoribosylformylglycinamidine synthase I yields MVRNVRVMVLRAPGTNADRELAFAFELAGGIARLTHINELISGSQKLSDYQILALPGGFSYGDDLGAGKVQANEMRLRIFDDLKVFIDRGSLILGVCNGFQALIKTGILPGPPDPALPHVTLTNNDSGKFECRWIKLVAEPASDCVWTKDIERLEAPVAHGEGKLIAAPEMLSRLRPVFYYANSKWQPTSTYPANPNGSMNNIAGLTDDTGRVFALMPHPERFVHASQHPQWTRRHIDEPGQGLRLFENGVAAAKGI; encoded by the coding sequence ATGGTGAGAAACGTCCGTGTCATGGTCCTCCGTGCCCCCGGAACAAATGCCGATCGTGAACTGGCGTTTGCTTTTGAACTTGCCGGAGGCATCGCGAGATTGACTCACATCAATGAACTGATATCGGGGTCACAAAAACTCTCGGATTATCAAATTCTTGCCTTGCCTGGAGGATTCTCTTATGGCGACGACCTGGGCGCCGGAAAAGTGCAGGCCAATGAAATGCGCCTGCGTATTTTCGACGATCTGAAGGTATTTATCGACCGAGGCAGCCTCATTCTCGGAGTCTGTAATGGATTTCAAGCTCTGATCAAAACAGGAATACTTCCGGGTCCCCCCGATCCTGCTCTGCCCCATGTTACCTTGACCAACAACGACTCTGGCAAATTCGAGTGCCGATGGATCAAATTGGTGGCCGAACCTGCATCGGATTGTGTCTGGACAAAAGACATTGAACGATTGGAGGCGCCGGTAGCCCATGGCGAGGGCAAACTCATAGCCGCGCCGGAAATGCTGTCCCGCCTCAGACCGGTTTTCTATTACGCCAACAGCAAATGGCAGCCGACCTCGACGTATCCCGCCAATCCTAACGGGTCGATGAACAATATTGCTGGTCTCACCGATGATACCGGAAGAGTGTTCGCCCTGATGCCTCATCCCGAACGGTTCGTCCATGCTTCTCAACATCCCCAGTGGACTCGCCGGCACATTGACGAACCAGGACAAGGCCTTAGACTTTTTGAAAATGGGGTTGCTGCCGCCAAGGGAATTTAA